In the Theobroma cacao cultivar B97-61/B2 chromosome 1, Criollo_cocoa_genome_V2, whole genome shotgun sequence genome, one interval contains:
- the LOC18614248 gene encoding CRS2-associated factor 1, mitochondrial — protein sequence MILTRLTRQKQPPLAITATLLTRHLSTSASSSKLRDHYSFQPPPSLSPNPQNTTPNPNLNKKQKPKYRPASSLDRIKPTHSDLAFDFRFSYTESSPTVRPIGLREPKYSPFGPGRLDREWTGVCAPAVDPKVKSVDGSEDPKLEEKRRLLRERIQGTPLIEAERKILVGKCQRNKTKRQINLGRDGLTHNMLNDIHNHWTYAEAVRIKCLGVPTVDMKNVCTQLEDKTFGKIIQRHGGTLILYRGRNYNRKKRPVIPLMLWKPHEPVYPRLIKTTIDGLSIEETKEMRKRGLAVPVLTKLAKNGYYGSLVPMVRDAFLVSELVRIDCTGLERSDYKKIGCKLRDLVPCILVTFDKEQVVVWRGRDYKPPDDGHFFSNREFFDEPSGDVERCDSSDESNDQ from the exons ATGATCCTAACTCGCCTCACCCGCCAAAAACAACCACCACTCGCAATCACCGCCACGCTCCTCACGCGCCACCTCTCCACCTCCGCCTCCTCCTCAAAGCTTCGCGACCATTACTCCTTCCAGCCACCACCATCCCTTTCTCCAAACCCCCAAAACACCACCCCGAATCCTAATCTGAACAAAAAGCAGAAACCCAAATACCGACCAGCGTCGTCTCTCGATCGGATTAAGCCGACACATTCCGATTTGGCCTTCGATTTCCGGTTCAGTTACACTGAGAGCAGCCCGACGGTGAGGCCCATTGGGCTCAGAGAGCCCAAGTACTCGCCGTTCGGACCAGGCCGATTGGACCGTGAATGGACTGGGGTTTGTGCTCCTGCTGTGGACCCGAAGGTGAAATCGGTGGACGGTTCGGAGGATCCAAAATTGGAGGAGAAGAGGAGGCTGCTGAGGGAGAGGATTCAGGGGACGCCTCTTATTGAGGCTGAGAGAAAGATTTTGGTGGGAAAGTGTCAGAgaaataaaactaaaaggCAAATAAATTTGG GGAGAGATGGTTTAACACATAACATGCTGAATGATATTCATAATCATTGGACATATGCTGAAGCAGTTAGGATTAAGTGTCTTGGTGTCCCCACTGTTGACATGAAGAACGTGTGCACCCAGCTTGAG GATAAAACATTTGGAAAGATCATCCAGAGGCATGGTGGTACACTTATATTGTACAGAGGCCGGAATTATAATCGCAAGAAAAGACCTGTAATTCCTTTAATGTTGTGGAAACCTCATGAGCCTGTTTATCCCAGGTTGATTAAAACTACTATTGATGGTCTAAGTATTgaggaaacaaaagaaatgagaaagagaGGACTAGCTGTTCCTGTTCTAACAAAACTTG CCAAGAATGGTTACTATGGTAGTCTGGTACCCATGGTCAGAGATGCTTTTCTTGTTAGCGAGCTGGTGCGTATTGACTGCACGGGACTTGAAAGAAGtgattacaagaaaatagGCTGCAAACTCAGg GACCTGGTTCCTTGTATCCTTGTGACATTTGACAAGGAGCAGGTTGTGGTGTGGAGAGGAAGAGACTACAAGCCTCCAGACGATGGGCATTTCTTCAGCAACCGAGAATTTTTTGATGAGCCAAGTGGTGATGTGGAGAGATGTGATAGCTCGGATGAGAGTAATGATCAATAG